Part of the Pseudarthrobacter sp. L1SW genome, CCCCGGCTCCGGTGGACACGGTGCGGAAGGTGGACTGCAGCGCGATTTCGAGGCCGCCGCCCAGGGCTGCGCCATTGATGAAGGCGAAGCTGGGGATACCCAGGTTGGCCAGGGTTGCGTAAACATCATGGCCCAGCTGCGCCATCCACAGCCCATGCTCGCGTTCTTCGAGGTTCTTGACGGCGGAAAGATCGGCGCCGGCCACAAGATAATAGGGCTTGCCGGTCACTCCGACGCCGACGATCTCACCGCGGCCGGCACGTTCCCGAAGGCCCTCCAACACGGTGCCAAGCTCCACCAGCGTGTTGGGTCCGAGCGTGGTGGGCTTGGAATGGTCCAGGCCGTTGTCCAGGGTGATGAGCGCGAAGGTGCCGGGGCTTGGCTTCCCGGCCGGTGCGGGCAGTTCGATGTCCTGGACGTAGGAGTGCGTCACCGTTTCGTTCGGGAACAGGTCAGCAAGCTGGGTGAAATCTGCGGCGCTCATGCGGCTCCTTCGGAAGCGGTTTCGGTGGCGGCGGAGTCCCCGGGCCGGGCTCCGCTGTGGTCTGTGTATTCCGGGTGGTGCGGGTTCTCCCAGATCACCGTTGCACCCATGCCCAGGCCAACGCACATGGTGGTGATGCCGTAGCGGACGGAGGGGTCCTCCTCGAACTGCCGGGCGAGCTGGGTCATCAGCCGCACACCGGACGAGGCCAGGGGGTGGCCCACGGCGATGGCGCCGCCGTACCGGTTGACCCGGGGGTCGTCGTCGGCAATGCCGAAGTGGTCCAGGAAGCTGAGCACCTGCACGGCAAAAGCCTCGTTGATTTCAAATAGCCCAATGTCCCCGATGCCGAGCCCGGCGTTCTTCAGCGCCTTCTCGGTGGCCGGCACCGGCCCGATACCCATAACTTCAGGCTCCACACCCGCGTAAGCGTAGCTGACCAGCCTCATCTTCACCGGCAGTCCCAGCTCGGCGGCAGCCTCTGCGGATGCCAGGACGGCCGCGGTGGCGCCGTCGTTCAGGCCCGCGGCGTTCCCGGCGGTGACGCGGCCGTGGGCGCGGAACGGGGTGCGGAGGCCGGCGAGGTCAGCCATGGTAGTGCCTGGCCGCGGCGGCTCGTCCACCGTGTTCAGCGTCCAGCCCTGGCCGGGCTTGAGGGCTGCCACGGGGACCAGGTCCGGCTGGATGCGGCCGTCGCGGCGGGCAGCCTCG contains:
- a CDS encoding acetyl-CoA C-acyltransferase, whose translation is MSHQGSGAALRTVRDVVFVDGLRTPFGRAGDKGIYAGTRADDLIVKCIRELLRRNPSLPPGRIDEVAIAATTQTGDQGLTLGRTAALLAGLPRTVPGFAIDRMCAGAMTAVTTTAGGIGFGAYDVVVAGGVEHMGNHPMGSGTDPNPRFMSERLVDPAALNMGNTAENLHDRFPAITKERTDAYAVASQAKFEAARRDGRIQPDLVPVAALKPGQGWTLNTVDEPPRPGTTMADLAGLRTPFRAHGRVTAGNAAGLNDGATAAVLASAEAAAELGLPVKMRLVSYAYAGVEPEVMGIGPVPATEKALKNAGLGIGDIGLFEINEAFAVQVLSFLDHFGIADDDPRVNRYGGAIAVGHPLASSGVRLMTQLARQFEEDPSVRYGITTMCVGLGMGATVIWENPHHPEYTDHSGARPGDSAATETASEGAA